CAAAACACCCTCACTACCCTCACGTAATCGCCGAAGATTATCGCGATGGCTATACAGAAGTAGGAGACTCAAAGCAAACTGAATTGCACTTAAATCCCATGTTGGGAATTCCCACACCATGCCTGGCAAAACTAAGCTCACAGGCGGCAATACACAAAGCATCACGATTGCGGAGAAGCTTGATATTTTTTTCCAGGCAAACATCAGCAACCACGTTCCCATGCCAACTAAAGCTAAAGGATAATAAACAGCCAGCAGTGTTCCAATTTGACACGAAATCCCCTTACCACCCTTGAAGCGCAGAAAAATTGGGAATACATGTCCAAGAACTGCGAAAGCTCCAACAAGCATCAGGGTTCCCAATGCAGGTTCGGGCGTTGACTCTTCCACCAGCAGCGCATCTGCTATCAAAACAGCAAGCCACGCTTTACCGAAATCAAGTATAAATGTTAGCGCTCCCGGTAATTTTCCACCGACTCTCATTACATTGGTCATACCAATGTTTCCACTACCTTGCTGGCGGACATCAATACCTAACCAGAACCGGCTAATCAATAGTCCAAAGGGGATGCTCCCAAGAAGATAAGCTATCAGGAGAGAAATGAGGAGGGACATTTTAATTGGCTTCTAAAACGGTGGAAAAACCGCTGGAGTGCTTGAAAAAATTTGATTTTCAAGCACTCCAGTGATCACATACCTCGTCTGCCAACTCAATTTCAACTTTTCAGTTCGAGATCTCCCATGAGGCTGTCATCAACGGCGAAATCGAAATCTGGTTCCAGTTCTAGTGGCGGACTTGCTTCAGGAGAATTGTTTGTCTCACCTTCTTTAGTTTGCTGCGGGGCTGGTCCAACCGGAGCAGGTTGACTCATAGGTGTTGAACCAAGTTGAGCTCCATACGGATAGGATTGAGCCTGCCTACGCTGCAACTGTGCCGGACTCGGCACAAGTATCGCTGCAGTCAGCAACAGCAGCGCAAAAGCGAAACACCCACAATAAATGAGACCGTTAAAGTACAGATCGTACTTTTGCTTATCAAGATAATAAGTTACGGTTTCAAAACCACTATAAGTTTGATAGCTGACCTTACCCATACCACTGTAAAAGTAGTACATTCCGAAGGCCATCATTCCAAGTGTTGCTAAGAAACCAATCGTGTAGAGATTGGAGTAAGTTTGATTTTCAGGCATATGCCCTTTTGATGACTTAAAGCCCAAGGCGCAGCAGTCCTCATCTCGTCACAGAGACTGGGCAAACTTATTGCACTTTGGACAGAATCTAGCTCCAAATTCTTAAAGAATTTATGGAGCCAAGTTTTTGCCTTAATTGACCTATCGGCTGTTTAAAACAAAACTTGAGTCCTTTTTTCGATTGCCTCTCTGGACTTCTTGCTTTAGCACTATTATTTAGCTTCTATCTCCCCGGGACGAGCCCGGCAATTCATCAACGACCGAAGTCCACATCAACATGACAGACAAATTTCAGGATAAATCTCAGGTCATTGAAGCTGAGTTAACCCCCCAAGACGAAGAATTTCTTAAAGAAATCAATCTGCAGATTCTAAAATTCCTTGAGAAAGACGAAGAAATTTTAGAATTTGACCCGATGAACTCCTACCAACGTAGGCTCGTACATCAGATGGGCTCGTTATATCAACTCAGCAGTAAATCTGTGGGTAGCCGAGATGAGCGTTATGTCTGTTTGCTCAAATCACAATCGCTTGGAGAAATTCTGGCTGCACCAGAAAAACCAGAAGAGTCCCAAGATCTAGCTCCCCGAAGCGGAGTAATGATTGATAGAGGCAATGAAATCTTTTATTGCCGCCCCGGTCAGAAGATTGTTTTAAGAGCCGATGGCAGCTTCGGAGTCCCGACTTCGGATAACACCATGAAAGTGTTGGATGAGAGAGAGATGGACAACGGTATGTTTCGAATTCAACGCAACCACTTGATTTGTCCTCAGGATGAGCAGTGGTGAGGACTGGAAGGAGTGGTCAAACTTTGGTTTGGCCTACTTAGGCGATGCTATCTTTGAGCTTTGGTGTCGCAAATATGCTTTGCAGAGAAGTCAAAGTGCCAGCAAGGTGCATCAGTGGGTGGTAGAGTTAGTACGCTGTCAAACACAATCAAAGCTGGTTTCTCTTTGGTACGGAATGCTGAATGAGGAAGAGCTTCAAGTTTTTCAACGTGGGAAGAACCAGAAACCACAAACACGGCCTAAGCATGCAACGGTTGAGGAATATCGAATGGCGACAGGCTTTGAATGTGTTATCGGCTATTGGCATCTTCAACAACGTGATCGGCTAAACGAAATGATGCATCTTCCAGAATCTAGAAAATTGATTGAGGCACACACTGCAGAAATCTAAATGAACGTTTACTTGACTGCATTATTGTTTATTTTGACGATTGGAGTCGTGACTTTTCCCCTTTTTTTTAGCCGAATCCAACGGCATGAACTCCAGAAAGACCAAGCAAATTTAGATACCGGTGAATCTGACGCACTATTGAGTGCACTCAGCGAATTGGAGGACGATTTTCAATTAGGACGGCTAAATAAAGACGAATATCAGCAGCAGAAATTTCGACTGCAGCGTCAATATTTGAAGCTTAAAGAAACCCCAGAAAACGGATGATGAGCCAGCTTCTGAAAAATTTGCGCCGGCCCTCCACTCTGCCAAATTCTAAGCAGAAGCGGGGAAAACAAACACATAATGCCAAGGAACGCGTCCTTTACATCTGGGGTTTGTTTAGCCCCCCCAAACCCTCCGCAGTTCAGGCTAAACAAGCAGACACTGAGATTCGTCCCATCTCAATGATGGGTCTACTTATCGGTTTTCTGCTGATTATGACTTTGGTGGGAGTGGTAGGTGATTACGGCGTGCTAGCCACCTCAAGACTCAATGACCAAGATTTCCGCTTGCGTCATGAAATGCAGGAAATGCGAGTTCAGGAGCAAGAATTGCTAGCGGAAGTCCAAGCTCTGCGAACAAGCTCGGAATACATCGATTTTCTAGCTCGGCGTGATTTGGGATTAGTCAAGTTGGATGAATTGATCTACTACTTACCCAAACACATCTCTCTGCCAAGAGAATCCTCCTACTTAGTCTTTCCTTCTAGTAAACACCCTCGTCGTCAAGTTGAGCGAGTTTTAGAGGCCTTACACCCTTTGGAAAATCGACCAGACACTCTGTTATCCACCAGTAATACAAACTCTCCCTTGAATGGGAAAGCTTCACAGTGAGCTAGTAATTTTTTCAAATTACCTCTAAGAACTCTCTCGTCTGGGTAACTGAGTCGTACGCAAAGACTTGCAGGTTGCTGACCCCCCAACTCTCCTGAAACGTCTTTCAACAACGGAATTAAGCGGTACGGGGCTTCATAAATCACCAAGGTGGTCTGCAAACGTTTCAGGCTTTGCAGGGCCTTTCGGCGCAACTCTGTCTTCCGGGGAAGAAAACCGACACAATAAAAATCCTGACAAGGCAGCCCACTGACAACTAATGCCGTCATCAGTGATGAAGGCCCGGGTAAAGACACAATTTCACCCTGGCTTGCGATGATAGCTTGGATCAAGCGATATCCGGGATCTGCAAAAACTGGAGTTCCTGCATCAGAAATTAATGCGAGCTGTTTGCCATCTTTCAGCAAATTAAGTAAATCCCTGATCTGCTCTGACTCATTGTGTTCGTTGAGGGTTCGTAGATTTTGTTGAATTCCGTGATGCTTGAGAAAACGGCTGCCGACCTTCCGTTCTTCACAAATCACTTCATCGACAGTTTTCAGAACTTCCAGTGCCCGTAAAGTAATATCACCCGCATTTCCAATTGGAGTTGGAACGAGAAAGAGTTTGCCCATGGACATAGGACCTAATTCACCAAAGGCTTTGGTAGTGGGAAACGGAGAGACGCCTTCTCAAACCTTATTGGCTCAATTTTGGGACAAAGTAGACTTGAGGATCGGAGCGGATGGTGGTGCAAATCGATTATTGTCGTTAGGGCTAACACCTGATTTTGTAGTAGGAGATCTGGATTCACTTACTGAAGCAAATCGAAAGCAATTTCAAGCTTCCCAGTTGCATCTGGTAACCGATCAAGAAACCAACGATGTTTCAAAAGTTCTTGAATTTTGTCATCATCAAGGGATCCAGGGTGTTCATCTCTTAGGAATGCAAGGGAACCGGACAGATCATTTCATGGCCTGCTTGGACTCTTGCTTTGGCTTCAGAAATCTGCTGGAAATCAGCATGTGGAGTGAGGCTGAGCGGATAGATCTTTCCACTGGGAGATGGTCTGCCGTGCTACCTATAGGTACCACAGTTTCCTTGATCCCAGCTTTTGGACCTGTGACTGAAATTACTAGTTGGGGCTTAGGTTATGCACTTGCTGGTCGAAGTCTGTGTCCTGGTCAGCCACCGTGTGGTGTTTCCAACCTGAGTGTTCAACCAGATGTCAGAATCAAATTTTCCGAGGGCACTTTGCTTGTTGTTACTCAACTAAAGCAAATCGAGTAAAATGGGGTATGGGATTTCAAGGTAGGTTCCTAAGAATTTGCTGAGAGTCGCTGCCTTGTTTTGCGAACAAAATCGACTAAAAAGACCAAGAACACCCCACCAAACAACCCTACAACCAACGAAAATGCTAGAATCAATCTAGAATTGGGTTTACTAGGATTTTCAGGAGGAATGGCACGATCAATAATTCGAACCAAAGGCTGTTGGCCTGACTTCAATAGTTCCAATCGTGATTGGTTCTGAGCAAATTGAATTCTCAACTTAGAAATTCCCCCTGATTCTCTTCCATCTTCAATTAACTTGCTATCTCTTTGATTATTGAATTCAGCCAGTTTTGCCTCCAATACTCCGATTAATGCTTTCATGCCCGTTATGCTTGCTGCATTAGGCTGTGTCTTTTCAAGTACACCCAACTCAATTTGACGATCAATCAAGCGCTGCTGAAGATTTTCCAAAACTAAAGGACTGACAGAGAATGAAGTCTCTCTTTCTGCTGAATTTACTTCAATAGATTTTTCTGCTCCCAATTGACTTAAGGATTGGCTCAGACTATCTATTTCGCGCTGTAAATCGACAATTTCTTGAGAGACCAAGTAATCATTGGCCCAACGCAATCCATCATTTGCTAGGCTTCTTGCCAGTTCTGGGTTGTGGAATTGGACTGTTAGTAATGTCAGTCCAGAGGATTTTTCAGTTTGAAATTCAAAAGTAGGATTTTTGGTATCTCCAATCAGTGAGGCAGCTGCAAATTCATCTGGGGAGAGCAAATCGTTCGGTAAGTCGTAGGTATCCGTCGTAGGATCATACAGATCTGTTAGAATCACAGGAGTCAAGCCTGTGCGATCAAGGAAAAAAGAGAGAAACTCAATTTTTTGAAACAGCCTGATTGTGCGCTGATTGAGGAATTCCTCTTCCAGATCGACTATTCTTCTTTCATGATTCTTTTGCTGAAGGTTGACCGTATTTAAGGGGATAACTTCGTAAGAAACTCTGGCTACATAGGTTTTCGGAGTCAACTCCAAATAAGACCAAGTACTAAGAAAAGCTATCAGGACGCTGGCTAAAAGTATCCACCCATTTCGCTTCAAACTAATTTGCAGCAATAAGAAATAGAAGTTGGTGCTTTTGGAATCTTGAGGATTGTATGGGTTAGGAAATGGGGTGACGTTGGAACTGGTATCCAAATCTTTGAACTGATCATTTTCTTGCTGCTCCAAGGACATATTTAATGACTGAACCTAGACTTTCTACTGAGAAGATCCATCTTGAATAATAATTCGATGGTAGCGCTTTTTTCCAGCCCTCAACAAAACTTCGCCCTCAACAAAATGCTCAACATTCAAAGTAGCCTCTAATTCTTCAATACGTTCCTGATTCAAGTAAAGACCGCCTTGCTGCAGTAAGCGTCTGGCTTCACTACGACTTGGGCATATTCCCACTTCCACAAATAAATCCAAAAGTAGGATACCTGCGGTAATTCGTGATTGGGTAATCTCAGTTGCGGGAACTTGGCTCCGATCTCCACCTCCCCCAAAAACTGCTTGAGCACCCTTTTCCGCTTTTCGGGCCTCTTCTTCACCATGTGCCAAACTTGTGGTCTCAAAGGCCAACACTGCTTTGGCTTTGCGAATATCTGCCCCCTCCAACTGCTCCAATTCCTGAATCTGTTCTTGTGGCAAATAAGTGAACAGTCTTAAGCACTTAGCCACATCGGCATCATCAAGATTGACCCAGTATTGGTAGTATTCGTAGGGTGAAGTTCTTGTTGGGTCCAACCAGATAGCACCAGATTCAGTTTTGCCCATCTTCTTACCACTGACAGTAGTCAACAATGGATATGTAAAACCGTATGCTTCGTGCTGGTCAACTCTTCGAATCAGGTCCACCCCAGAAATAATATTCGCCCATTGATCATCACCCCCGAGTTGTAGGGAGCAGCCGTAACGTCGCTTCAATTCTAGAAAGTCATAAGCTTGCAGGAGTTGGTAGTTGAACTCTAGAAAAGAGAGGCCTGTTTCCAGACGAGCCTTGTAGGTTTCGAACGAAAGCATCCGATTTACTGAAAAATGACGACCAATTTCTCGTAGAAAATCCAAAAAGTTTAGGTCCCGCAGCCATTCCGAATTATTAATTTGTAGATTTTCTTCATCAAATCTGAGAAAGCGTCTAAATTGAGGACGAATGGCTTCGATATTTTTCTGAAGTTGCTCTTCTGTGAGCATCTTGCGCATCTCAGTTTTCCCGCTCGGATCTCCTACCATCGCAGTTCCACCACCCATCAGAGTAATAATTTGGTGTCCGTGGCGTTGTAAGTGGGCTAATCCCATGATCGGAATGAGGTGACCCACATGTAGTGAATCAGCGGTGGGATCAAATCCACAGTAGGCACAGATGGATTGTTGATCCATCCGAGATGCCAATTCCTCTGGATGGGTTTGCTGCTGGCAGAAACCCCGCCATTCAAATTCTTTCAGGACGCTCAAGGCTGGAACTCGCTAGAAACTGCAGAAATTAGGGGGATCAAAAATGTAGGAATTTTCAGAAGCTCGCTGTACCCGAACAGACTTCGTTACAGGTTACAGATTCATGGCCACATTCGGCCACAAAAAACTGACCGTTGTAGCATTCACATTGTCCACTCCAGCGGAAATCGATCTTCACGTCACCAGAGGCTATTTCGTAAGGAAAATTGTAGACGTTGTCTTCACAAATAGAGCGTTGTCGCCATTGATTGGCAGTCTGAGTTGGAGGTGGTATGAAGCGAGAGGGAGCACTGGTCATTTGACAACTCTGCAAGCAATCATTGTAGACTTCAAAGCAGGTATCACCCTGAAGGAATTCCCCAAGTTCTCGGCATTGAGGAAATCCGTATTGAGGA
Above is a genomic segment from SAR324 cluster bacterium containing:
- the plsY gene encoding glycerol-3-phosphate 1-O-acyltransferase PlsY — encoded protein: MSLLISLLIAYLLGSIPFGLLISRFWLGIDVRQQGSGNIGMTNVMRVGGKLPGALTFILDFGKAWLAVLIADALLVEESTPEPALGTLMLVGAFAVLGHVFPIFLRFKGGKGISCQIGTLLAVYYPLALVGMGTWLLMFAWKKISSFSAIVMLCVLPPVSLVLPGMVWEFPTWDLSAIQFALSLLLLYSHRDNLRRLREGSEGVLQSSSSNNSSQRSQ
- a CDS encoding R3H domain-containing nucleic acid-binding protein produces the protein MTDKFQDKSQVIEAELTPQDEEFLKEINLQILKFLEKDEEILEFDPMNSYQRRLVHQMGSLYQLSSKSVGSRDERYVCLLKSQSLGEILAAPEKPEESQDLAPRSGVMIDRGNEIFYCRPGQKIVLRADGSFGVPTSDNTMKVLDEREMDNGMFRIQRNHLICPQDEQW
- a CDS encoding ribonuclease III domain-containing protein codes for the protein MSSGEDWKEWSNFGLAYLGDAIFELWCRKYALQRSQSASKVHQWVVELVRCQTQSKLVSLWYGMLNEEELQVFQRGKNQKPQTRPKHATVEEYRMATGFECVIGYWHLQQRDRLNEMMHLPESRKLIEAHTAEI
- a CDS encoding septum formation initiator family protein; its protein translation is MMSQLLKNLRRPSTLPNSKQKRGKQTHNAKERVLYIWGLFSPPKPSAVQAKQADTEIRPISMMGLLIGFLLIMTLVGVVGDYGVLATSRLNDQDFRLRHEMQEMRVQEQELLAEVQALRTSSEYIDFLARRDLGLVKLDELIYYLPKHISLPRESSYLVFPSSKHPRRQVERVLEALHPLENRPDTLLSTSNTNSPLNGKASQ
- the rsmI gene encoding 16S rRNA (cytidine(1402)-2'-O)-methyltransferase; this translates as MSMGKLFLVPTPIGNAGDITLRALEVLKTVDEVICEERKVGSRFLKHHGIQQNLRTLNEHNESEQIRDLLNLLKDGKQLALISDAGTPVFADPGYRLIQAIIASQGEIVSLPGPSSLMTALVVSGLPCQDFYCVGFLPRKTELRRKALQSLKRLQTTLVIYEAPYRLIPLLKDVSGELGGQQPASLCVRLSYPDERVLRGNLKKLLAHCEAFPFKGEFVLLVDNRVSGRFSKGCKASKTRST
- a CDS encoding thiamine diphosphokinase, with translation MDIGPNSPKALVVGNGETPSQTLLAQFWDKVDLRIGADGGANRLLSLGLTPDFVVGDLDSLTEANRKQFQASQLHLVTDQETNDVSKVLEFCHHQGIQGVHLLGMQGNRTDHFMACLDSCFGFRNLLEISMWSEAERIDLSTGRWSAVLPIGTTVSLIPAFGPVTEITSWGLGYALAGRSLCPGQPPCGVSNLSVQPDVRIKFSEGTLLVVTQLKQIE
- a CDS encoding GNVR domain-containing protein yields the protein MSLEQQENDQFKDLDTSSNVTPFPNPYNPQDSKSTNFYFLLLQISLKRNGWILLASVLIAFLSTWSYLELTPKTYVARVSYEVIPLNTVNLQQKNHERRIVDLEEEFLNQRTIRLFQKIEFLSFFLDRTGLTPVILTDLYDPTTDTYDLPNDLLSPDEFAAASLIGDTKNPTFEFQTEKSSGLTLLTVQFHNPELARSLANDGLRWANDYLVSQEIVDLQREIDSLSQSLSQLGAEKSIEVNSAERETSFSVSPLVLENLQQRLIDRQIELGVLEKTQPNAASITGMKALIGVLEAKLAEFNNQRDSKLIEDGRESGGISKLRIQFAQNQSRLELLKSGQQPLVRIIDRAIPPENPSKPNSRLILAFSLVVGLFGGVFLVFLVDFVRKTRQRLSANS
- the tyrS gene encoding tyrosine--tRNA ligase, whose protein sequence is MSVLKEFEWRGFCQQQTHPEELASRMDQQSICAYCGFDPTADSLHVGHLIPIMGLAHLQRHGHQIITLMGGGTAMVGDPSGKTEMRKMLTEEQLQKNIEAIRPQFRRFLRFDEENLQINNSEWLRDLNFLDFLREIGRHFSVNRMLSFETYKARLETGLSFLEFNYQLLQAYDFLELKRRYGCSLQLGGDDQWANIISGVDLIRRVDQHEAYGFTYPLLTTVSGKKMGKTESGAIWLDPTRTSPYEYYQYWVNLDDADVAKCLRLFTYLPQEQIQELEQLEGADIRKAKAVLAFETTSLAHGEEEARKAEKGAQAVFGGGGDRSQVPATEITQSRITAGILLLDLFVEVGICPSRSEARRLLQQGGLYLNQERIEELEATLNVEHFVEGEVLLRAGKKRYHRIIIQDGSSQ